The genomic segment GTTATATGGCGAGGCTTTCCTCACTGCGGCAACCAATCCCAAGGCGGTACTGTTTTTCACTGCGCTGTTCCCGCAATTTATCAGTGCAAAAGCGGCGTTGCTGCCGCAATTCCTGATCCTGATGGCGATTTTCATGACGCTGTCGTACTCCACCCACCTGAGCTACGCCCTGATCGCCTCGCGCGCCCGCGGTTTGCTGCTCAAGCCTTTGTTCGCCAAGTGGCTAAGCCGTTTCGTCGGCGCGGCCTTCATTGCGTTCGGTTCGCTATTGCTGACTTTGCGGCGGCAAGCGGTTTAATACTCCTTCGTCGACCAGACCCGGGGTTGGCGTTTCTGGCCCCGGCGTTCGCGGTACGATAAAAATGCCGGGCCGGCTCAAATGCAGTTCGTCGTCCTCAGGCGCAGTTCATGCATAGAAAACTGCAAATCAAAACCTCGTCAATTGACGGTCTTTGCTGCCGAATTTACCATCCTGTTTAATTTGCGATTTCACGCCACGCCGGTCAAAGATTTTTTCGCAGGCAGGCATCGAAAATCACGGCCAGCGCCGTATGGTGACTGGGAAAAATAGCATTGATCGACGACCTGGAACGAGAGGTAATATGAACGCGCCTGTAAAATTCTATGCGAAATTGTTTGTGCTGTTTCTTGTTCTGGCAACCGCTGCCACCAGCAGCTCAGCGAAGGACCCGGACGGCCGCGAAATCGTTGCCGACCTAGGGAAAATAGTTAATCCGCAGGGCGTGCAAGAGAACTACAAGGTGCGCATCGGCGGCGTCGATCAATGGATATATGCAAGAGGCCAGGACCGCGACAATCCCATCATCCTGTTCATCCACGGCGGCCCGGCATCGCCAAGCGCGCCAACCATGTGGATGTACCAGCGTCCAATCGAAGAATACTTCACCGTTGTCAATTACGATCAGCGCGGCGCCGGTAAAACCTATCTGGAAACCGATCCCGACACGGTACGGGACAGCTTGCGTATCGACCAGTATGTGAACGATGCGATCGATATCGCCAAGTACGTCTCCAATCGCTATGGCAAGAAAAAAGTCATCCTGATCGGTCATAGCTGGGGCACGGTAATTGGCATGAAAGCCGCCTTGGCGCGGCCCGATCTGTTTTATGCCTACGTGGGGATCGGCCAGGTGATCAACAGCCGGGAGAATGAACGTCTCAGCTTTGATTATGGGCTAGCGCAAGCCAAGAAGGCGGGGAACCAGGCGGCAGTAAAGGAACTGGAGGCAATCGCTCCTTATCCTGGTACGCAGCCACTGACGCGGGAACGCATCATTACTGCCCGTAAATGGG from the Collimonas arenae genome contains:
- a CDS encoding alpha/beta hydrolase: MNAPVKFYAKLFVLFLVLATAATSSSAKDPDGREIVADLGKIVNPQGVQENYKVRIGGVDQWIYARGQDRDNPIILFIHGGPASPSAPTMWMYQRPIEEYFTVVNYDQRGAGKTYLETDPDTVRDSLRIDQYVNDAIDIAKYVSNRYGKKKVILIGHSWGTVIGMKAALARPDLFYAYVGIGQVINSRENERLSFDYGLAQAKKAGNQAAVKELEAIAPYPGTQPLTRERIITARKWAQYYGGLAAFRSDFGYYFNAPLLSPEYDQQAAAAIDKGSMLTLGRVLPEFLEVDMKPVVKFPIPVIMFMGRQDYTTPSEPTDEWLKKLDAPYKKGIWFEHAAHLVQFEEPGKTLVSLLTYVRPLATGNVADLPK